CGAGAAGGTTCAGGTGATCGTCCAGCGCGATGGCAAAGAGAAAACCCTGACCGTCACGCTGGGCCGCCGCGAGACCTCGGAAGACCAGCCCATTCCGGCGGCGGCAAAAAGCCAGTCGCAAGACAGCGATACCGTTCTAGGCATGTCCATCGAACCGCTGAACGACGACCTGCGCGGCCAGCTGGATCTGCCCTCGGATGCCAAAGGTCTGGTCATCAGCGATCTCGACGAGGAAAGCGATGCCTATGACAAGGGCCTGCGCGCCGGAGATGTGATTGCCGAAGCCGGTCAGCAGGATGTGACCAGCGTCACCGACCTGCAAGACCGCGTTAAAGAGGCCAAGGATGAGGGGCGGAAATCGCTTCTTCTGCTGATCCGTCGTGGGGGTGAGCCGCGCTTTGTCGCGCTGCCGGTGAAATAATCACCGCACATCCCCACCTGTAGAGAGAGGGGCGCCCCACGGGGCGCCCTTCAACCGATCTTGGCAATGGGTATGGCCCCAGAGGTCAGGTTGGTCCCATCTGGCCGGGATAGGGCGCAGCAACACCGGGCGTGGCCGAAGCCGTCGGGGCGGTCTTGTCCGACCAGAGCGTCAGCCCCAGCTCCTGTGCCGCCCGTGTCGAAAGGGTCGCGCTATAAAGCCCGCGCGCTTTCTGATAGGCATGGATCGCCTGCCCCGTGGACCGGTCCAGACTGCCCGACAGCCCCCCATGATAATAGCCCCGCGCCGCCAGAGCGCGTTGCAGCATCACCACGAAATCCTGCGTAAAGACCGGCGGACAGGGCGCGGCAAACCAGCGCGTGCCCCGCGCTGTCACGATCTGGTGGCGGGTTTCGGTGTGATAGGCGGCAGCCTGCGTGATTTTGCCGGTCTCGGGGTCGCGGATCTCGGGCGAGACCAGCCGCTGTTCGGTTACCGTTTCGACCACCGCCGGACTGGTCTGACGCGCATAACACCCTGCCGCCGCCGGATCGGGCGGGGTGTCGCGCCATTCATTGGCCAGTGTCAGCGGGATTTCGGAATCATCGCGCGGTGCGATCTGGCGATCGCCCGTCATACAACCGCCCAGCATGGCCAGCACCGAGACAGCCGCCACATATTTACGCATTCCCGCCATCCGCATTCCGTTCAACTTCGCCTGACCTGCCGCTTTGCACCACAGAGCCCCTGCCCGCGCACTGGTCAAGCCTTCCGTCATGCCCTACACCAGTTCCACTGACAACCAAAGCAAGTTCGGGGCGCAAAGCACAGCCATGGCAAAGATCACCTATATCGAACATAACGGCACGAAACATGAAATCGATGTCAAACCCGGTCTGACCGTGATGGAAGGCGCACGCGACAACGGCGTGCCAGGCATCGATGCCGATTGCGGCGGGGCCTGTGCCTGCTCGACCTGCCATGTCTATGTCGCCAAAGAATGGGTCGACCGCCTGCCGCCGAAAGACAGTATGGAAGAGGACATGCTCGATTTCGCCTATCAGCCCGACCCCGAGACCTCGCGGCTGACCTGCCAGATCAAGGTCACGCCGGATCTGGACGGCCTTGTGGTGCAGCTGCCCGAGAAACAGATCTAAGCTCCCCGCCCGAGGCCCCCGCTTCGGGCGTTTCTTTTGGCAATGTCGCAGGCGGGCGTCGCCTTTTCCCGTCAGCCTGTCGCAAATCACCGCGAAGGGAATGGCCGTTCGGATGAAGGTCATGGCAACAAGCCATGCGAGAGGACATCCGATGACCGCCCCTGAGACAACAGCCGGAAAGACCGCCGAACAGACCCCCGAACAGACCTTTGTCCTGACCGTGCAATGCCCGACCGCCCGCGGAATTGTGGCCGCCGTCACCACCTATCTGGCAGAAAAATCCTGCAATATCATCGACGCGCAGCAATATGACGATGCGCTGACGGGGCAGTTCTTCATGCGCATGACCTTCCGCAGCGAGGGCGGTATGGCGCTGGAGGATATCTCGGCAGGCTTCGATCCGGTGGCGGCCCCCTTCGCTATGGTCTGGAAATTCCACGATCCGTCGCAGCGGATGAAGGTCATGCTGATGGTGTCGCGCTTCGGCCATTGCCTGAACGACCTGCTCTATCGCTGGCGTATCGGAGCACTGCCGGTGGATATCGTGGGCGTCGTGTCCAACCACTTCGACTACCAGAAGGTCGTGGTCAATTACGACATCCCCTTCCACCACATCAAGGTCACTAAAGAGAACAAGCCCCAAGCCGAAGCCCGCCTTCTGGCGCTGGTCGAGGAAACCGGCACCGACCTGATCGTGCTGGCGCGTTATATGCAGGTGCTGTCGGATGATCTGTGCCAGAAAATGTCGGGGCGGATCATCAATATCCACCACTCCTTCCTGCCCTCCTTCAAAGGCGCGAACCCCTACAAGCAAGCCTATGAACGCGGCGTGAAGCTGATCGGCGCGACGGCGCATTACGTGACCGCCGATCTCGATGAAGGCCCGATCATCGAACAGGACACGGTCCGTATCACCCATGCCCAATCGGCCGCCGATTACGTATCGCTGGGCCGCGATGTCGAGGCGCAGGTGCTCTCGCGTGCGATCCACGCCCATATCCACCACCGCGCCTTCATCAACGGCAATAAAACGGTGGTCTTCCCCGCCTCCCCTGGCTCCTATGCCTCGGAACGGATGGGCTGAATAGAAGGGGCGCCTCGGGCGCCCCTTTTCGATTTGCGGCGGGGCTCGATGCCCATTGATAATTTTAGGGCTGACCACCAATTCGAAGAGGTAAA
The sequence above is drawn from the Thioclava sp. GXIMD4216 genome and encodes:
- the purU gene encoding formyltetrahydrofolate deformylase, whose product is MTAPETTAGKTAEQTPEQTFVLTVQCPTARGIVAAVTTYLAEKSCNIIDAQQYDDALTGQFFMRMTFRSEGGMALEDISAGFDPVAAPFAMVWKFHDPSQRMKVMLMVSRFGHCLNDLLYRWRIGALPVDIVGVVSNHFDYQKVVVNYDIPFHHIKVTKENKPQAEARLLALVEETGTDLIVLARYMQVLSDDLCQKMSGRIINIHHSFLPSFKGANPYKQAYERGVKLIGATAHYVTADLDEGPIIEQDTVRITHAQSAADYVSLGRDVEAQVLSRAIHAHIHHRAFINGNKTVVFPASPGSYASERMG
- a CDS encoding 2Fe-2S iron-sulfur cluster-binding protein; this encodes MAKITYIEHNGTKHEIDVKPGLTVMEGARDNGVPGIDADCGGACACSTCHVYVAKEWVDRLPPKDSMEEDMLDFAYQPDPETSRLTCQIKVTPDLDGLVVQLPEKQI
- a CDS encoding peptidoglycan-binding domain-containing protein, producing MTEGLTSARAGALWCKAAGQAKLNGMRMAGMRKYVAAVSVLAMLGGCMTGDRQIAPRDDSEIPLTLANEWRDTPPDPAAAGCYARQTSPAVVETVTEQRLVSPEIRDPETGKITQAAAYHTETRHQIVTARGTRWFAAPCPPVFTQDFVVMLQRALAARGYYHGGLSGSLDRSTGQAIHAYQKARGLYSATLSTRAAQELGLTLWSDKTAPTASATPGVAAPYPGQMGPT